A region from the Lentisphaera profundi genome encodes:
- a CDS encoding EamA family transporter — translation MWIYLGLLSALFLGIYNICKKHSVSNNAVLPVLCLSTFTSFLVSSPLLIASRLELEYIRHSTFYIPSLSIELHLLIFIKSAIISSSWLLAFHALKHLPLTIVAPIRSAGPFFTLIGAVFLFQERPNPKQWLGLIIVLLSVFLYSYVGKKEGIQFRKNKWIHAIILATLLGSSSGLYDKFLIQDHQLNAQSVLTWFSFYSCLIFTSIFFIIRKPQTPHDFRWRWSIPAVGVLYV, via the coding sequence ATGTGGATTTACCTTGGTCTCTTATCTGCCCTATTCCTGGGAATATATAATATATGTAAAAAACACAGCGTCAGTAACAACGCTGTGTTACCTGTTCTCTGCCTATCTACATTTACAAGTTTCCTCGTCTCCAGCCCCCTATTAATTGCCTCTCGGCTCGAGCTAGAATATATTAGACACTCTACTTTTTATATACCGAGCTTAAGTATTGAACTACACTTATTGATTTTTATTAAATCTGCTATCATCTCCAGCTCATGGCTACTCGCATTCCACGCCCTCAAACACCTTCCCCTAACTATTGTCGCACCCATTCGTTCGGCAGGACCTTTTTTCACCCTTATTGGCGCCGTCTTCCTCTTTCAAGAACGCCCTAATCCAAAACAATGGCTAGGACTTATCATCGTCCTCTTATCTGTTTTCCTGTATTCTTACGTAGGAAAAAAAGAAGGTATTCAATTTAGAAAAAATAAATGGATTCACGCCATTATCTTAGCCACCTTGCTAGGCTCCTCTAGTGGACTTTATGATAAATTCCTTATCCAAGACCATCAGCTTAATGCTCAAAGTGTTCTTACTTGGTTCTCTTTCTACTCCTGCCTGATCTTCACTAGTATTTTCTTTATCATAAGAAAGCCACAAACACCCCATGATTTCAGATGGCGCTGGAGCATCCCCGCTGTGGGCGTTTTATATGTTTAG
- the metG gene encoding methionine--tRNA ligase, producing MSKKRLITSALPYVNNEPHLGNLIGCVLSADCFARFSRMRNYETLYICGTDEYGTATETKATQEGLSPREICDKYHEIHKNIYQHFNISFDAFGRTSTETHTKTVQEIFKQVAKNDRLKTVENEQFYSENMDKFLADRLINGTCPKCGYDDARGDQCDGCGALLTPTELIDPKCSVDKCTPVLRKTKHLHLDLPSLSNDLEAWQNHSIESGHWPNNADTTTRSWMKRGLESRAITRDLKWGVPVPYEGFTNKVFYVWFDAPIGYVSITREAFPETWQNWWHDPENTELFQFMAKDNIPFHSVIFPATQIASGGKWTMCHHLASTEYLNYEDTKFSKSRHIGVFGSDVIASGIDVDLWRFYLLAIRPEKQDSAFTWQDFFDKVNNEFLDNIGNLVNRSLVYANKNFSGPIKLSPYTDVQSEFIGKAQDLIKDITKAYEACSFREAIRLILSLGKLGNKFFQDEEPWVKMKDGKEDEVRASINILVHLICDISILLYPVIPETSKRIQSFINVEDQSWSSLGDFTRLVGKEVNKPSILFPKLDTKRIEKLRSKFSGESDPFELVDLRVGRINKVELHPEADHLYVLKIDLGEEKERTICSGLAKQIDADSLLNKHVAVVANLVPAELRGIASEGMVLSVAKKKKLEVLDAGQITPGSCILRKDEKEHAKAEIIIDQFKEVSLRVKDGIAVCDGEALFADEQELKTIDILNGKLA from the coding sequence ATGAGTAAAAAACGCCTAATCACCTCTGCGCTCCCCTACGTCAATAACGAACCACATCTCGGCAACCTCATTGGCTGTGTTTTATCCGCCGACTGCTTTGCTCGATTCTCTCGCATGCGTAATTACGAGACTTTATATATATGTGGCACCGATGAATATGGAACTGCGACAGAGACAAAAGCGACTCAAGAAGGTTTAAGTCCAAGAGAAATATGCGATAAGTACCACGAAATTCATAAAAATATCTACCAACACTTTAATATCAGCTTCGATGCCTTTGGCAGGACTTCTACAGAAACTCATACGAAAACTGTTCAAGAAATATTTAAGCAAGTCGCTAAAAATGATCGCTTAAAAACCGTAGAAAATGAACAGTTCTACAGTGAAAACATGGATAAATTCCTAGCAGATAGACTTATCAACGGTACTTGCCCTAAGTGTGGGTATGATGACGCCCGCGGCGACCAATGCGATGGTTGCGGTGCACTACTTACTCCCACTGAACTGATTGACCCCAAATGCAGTGTTGATAAATGCACTCCCGTTTTGCGTAAAACTAAACACCTACACCTTGACCTCCCTAGCCTCAGCAATGACCTCGAAGCATGGCAGAACCATTCAATCGAATCAGGCCACTGGCCCAATAATGCCGATACAACAACACGCTCGTGGATGAAACGAGGTCTTGAGTCCCGCGCCATCACACGCGACCTCAAATGGGGCGTCCCTGTCCCATACGAAGGTTTCACTAATAAAGTATTTTACGTTTGGTTTGATGCCCCTATTGGCTACGTCTCCATTACCCGCGAAGCCTTTCCTGAAACATGGCAAAATTGGTGGCACGATCCCGAAAACACTGAGCTTTTTCAATTCATGGCAAAAGATAACATCCCTTTTCACTCAGTAATTTTTCCTGCCACCCAAATAGCCTCAGGTGGCAAATGGACTATGTGTCATCACCTAGCCTCTACTGAATACCTGAACTACGAAGATACTAAATTCTCAAAATCACGTCATATCGGTGTCTTCGGCTCTGACGTCATCGCCTCTGGCATTGACGTTGATCTCTGGCGCTTTTATCTGCTTGCTATTCGCCCAGAAAAACAAGATTCTGCGTTTACTTGGCAAGATTTTTTTGATAAGGTCAACAATGAGTTTTTAGATAATATCGGAAACCTCGTTAATCGCTCACTTGTTTATGCAAACAAAAATTTCTCTGGCCCCATTAAACTAAGCCCTTATACCGATGTACAAAGTGAGTTTATTGGCAAAGCACAAGACTTAATAAAAGATATCACTAAAGCCTACGAAGCCTGCTCATTCCGCGAAGCTATCAGGCTAATTTTATCTTTGGGAAAACTCGGCAATAAGTTTTTCCAAGACGAGGAACCTTGGGTGAAAATGAAAGATGGCAAAGAAGACGAAGTACGCGCATCCATAAACATCCTCGTTCATTTGATTTGTGATATCTCTATCCTTCTCTATCCCGTTATACCCGAAACCTCGAAACGCATTCAGAGTTTCATCAATGTCGAAGATCAATCTTGGTCTAGCTTAGGTGATTTTACTAGACTCGTAGGCAAAGAAGTAAATAAACCGAGTATCCTATTTCCTAAACTCGATACTAAGCGCATCGAAAAATTACGCAGCAAATTTTCTGGTGAATCTGACCCCTTTGAGCTTGTCGACCTACGTGTAGGTCGCATCAACAAAGTGGAACTCCACCCCGAAGCTGATCATCTCTATGTTTTGAAAATTGATCTTGGCGAAGAAAAAGAAAGAACCATTTGTTCAGGCCTCGCCAAACAAATTGACGCCGATAGCTTATTAAATAAGCATGTTGCAGTCGTTGCAAATTTAGTGCCTGCAGAATTACGCGGCATCGCCTCTGAAGGAATGGTACTCTCTGTTGCCAAGAAAAAGAAACTCGAAGTCTTGGATGCTGGACAAATCACTCCTGGTTCTTGCATCCTTCGCAAAGACGAAAAAGAGCACGCCAAGGCTGAGATAATTATAGATCAATTCAAAGAAGTCAGCTTACGAGTCAAAGATGGAATCGCTGTCTGCGATGGAGAAGCTTTGTTCGCCGACGAGCAAGAGCTTAAGACAATAGACATCTTAAATGGCAAGCTAGCCTAA